One genomic window of Streptococcus mitis includes the following:
- the rbfA gene encoding 30S ribosome-binding factor RbfA: MANHFRTDRVGMEIKREVNEILQKKVRDPRVQGVTITDVQMLGDLSVAKVYYTILSNLASDNQKAQIGLEKATGTIKRELGRNLKLYKIPDLTFVKDESIEYGNKIDEMLRNLDKN, encoded by the coding sequence ATGGCAAATCATTTCCGTACGGATCGTGTGGGCATGGAAATCAAGCGTGAAGTCAATGAGATTTTGCAAAAGAAAGTCCGTGATCCGCGTGTCCAAGGCGTGACCATCACAGATGTTCAGATGTTAGGTGACTTGTCTGTTGCCAAGGTTTACTACACCATTTTGAGTAACCTTGCTTCAGATAATCAAAAAGCCCAAATCGGGCTTGAAAAAGCAACTGGTACCATCAAACGTGAACTTGGTCGCAATTTGAAATTGTACAAAATCCCAGATTTGACCTTCGTCAAAGACGAGTCCATCGAGTATGGAAACAAGATTGACGAAATGCTACGCAATCTGGATAAGAACTAA